From Nicotiana tabacum cultivar K326 chromosome 20, ASM71507v2, whole genome shotgun sequence, one genomic window encodes:
- the LOC107809910 gene encoding uncharacterized protein LOC107809910, which translates to MANYYVRAAPTTDLNRNTEWFTYPGVWTIYIFILFFSWMAVLSVLGVSPGVAWTIVNLSHFLVTYHFFHWKKGTPFAEDQGIYNRLTWWEQMDNGKQLTPNRKFLTVVPVVLYLIASHTTDYQHPMLFFNTFAVFILVVAKFPNMHKVRIFGINADQ; encoded by the exons ATGGCGAATTATTATGTGAGGGCTGCTCCTACGACGGATCTGAATCGGAACACTGAGTGGTTCACCTACCCTGGGGTCTGGACCATCTACATATTCATTCTTTTCTTCTCGTGGATGGCTGTGCTCTCTGTCCTTGGCGTCTCACCCGGCGTAGCTTGGACCATCGTCAATCTCTCTCATTTCCTT GTCACGTATCACTTTTTTCACTGGAAGAAGGGAACGCCATTTGCTGAAGACCAGGGTATCTACAACAGGTTGACTTGGTGGGAGCAAATGGATAATGGAAAGCAGCTTACTCCCAATAGGAAGTTTCTGACAGTTGTTCCTGTGGTGCT GTACTTGATCGCTTCACATACAACTGACTATCAGCACCCGATGCTGTTCTTCAACACATTTGCAGTTTTTATACTGGTGGTTGCCAAATTTCCAAACATGCACAAGGTTCGAATTTTTGGTATAAATGCAGATCAATGA
- the LOC107809907 gene encoding protein LEAD-SENSITIVE 1-like produces MGLLSHRVERNEIAAGDHIYTWRTVFAYSHHGIYVGGSKVVHFTREQNIVSGDTILFSVPPKLSSISSTNVSSTCTNILDCGFQHKESGVVLSCLDCFLGDGLLYRFDYGASPSVFLTKLRGGTCTTAQSDPPEAVIHRAMYLLQNGFGNYDVFKNNCEDFALYCKTGLLVLDQGALGRSGQAASVINAPLAAIASSPLKLFMSSPAGLVLATAGMYCLTKYVSDIGVRSDVTKVKVEELTSFHNCKSLKKSINEDHCDTREVTLNQTDTPAKKRRRCD; encoded by the exons ATGGGTCTGCTGTCTCACAGAGTAGAAAGGAATGAGATAGCAGCAGGTGATCATATCTACACGTGGAGAACTGTCTTCGCATACTCTCATCACG GAATCTATGTTGGTGGAAGCAAAGTTGTCCATTTTACGCGTGAGCAAAATATTGTTTCAGGAGACACAATTCTCTTCTCTGTTCCCCCAAAACTCTCGTCAATTTCGAGTACAAATGTGTCTTCGACCTGTACAAATATTCTTGACTGCGGATTTCAGCACAAGGAAAGTGGGGTGGTTCTATCTTGCTTGGATTGTTTCCTGGGTGATGGACTATTGTACCGCTTTGACTATGGAGCCAGCCCTTCAGTTTTTCTTACTAAACTCCGAGGTGGCACATGCACAACTGCACAATCTGATCCTCCAGAGGCAGTGATCCATAGAGCCATGTACTTGCTTCAAAATGGTTTTGGAAACTATGATGTCTTCAAGAATAACTGTGAAGATTTTGCCTTGTACTGTAAAACaggtcttcttgttcttgaccaAGGAGCTCTTGGAAGGAGCGGTCAAGCTGCCTCTGTTATAAATGCTCCTTTGGCAGCTATTGCTTCTTCGCCCCTTAAGTTATTCATGTCAAGTCCGGCTGGCTTAGTCTTAGCAACCGCTGGTATGTATTGTTTGACGAAGTATGTAAGTGACATTGGTGTGAGGAGTGATGTTACGAAGGTGAAAGTAGAGGAACTGACTTCGTTCCATAATTGCAAAAGCTTGAAGAAATCCATCAATGAGGACCATTGTGATACAAGAGAGGTGACTCTTAATCAAACAGATACACCAGCTAAAAAGCGGCGAAGATGTGATTGA